One region of Chlorobiota bacterium genomic DNA includes:
- a CDS encoding ankyrin repeat domain-containing protein has product MPNRRPTMLNRAFMVCAMILCAGLTAAGQQSLPQSLQQAAAAGDLAAVQQMVAANPTLVNQADGNGRTPLHAAATEGKIDVVTFLLSNKAAVDPRDNFGATPLYLAQNDHELVIRHLLARDANPSAATNDGLTPLHWAALRGTLTNAELLLQHGASVNARSKVQQITPLHETWSGNRADMAKLLVRYGADVNAVEKWYGFTPLHFAGFSMRMELTEELLALGADPTIKAANGFTVDLQQIKAFRAAVLQRAK; this is encoded by the coding sequence ATGCCGAACAGACGACCCACGATGCTGAACCGTGCCTTCATGGTGTGCGCCATGATCCTGTGCGCGGGATTGACCGCTGCCGGGCAGCAATCGCTTCCACAATCGCTGCAGCAAGCTGCTGCCGCTGGGGACCTTGCCGCCGTCCAGCAGATGGTGGCGGCCAACCCAACGCTGGTGAACCAGGCGGATGGAAACGGGCGCACGCCGCTTCACGCCGCCGCCACCGAAGGGAAGATTGACGTTGTCACCTTCCTGCTATCGAACAAAGCCGCCGTTGACCCGCGCGACAACTTTGGCGCAACGCCACTGTACCTTGCGCAGAACGATCACGAGCTGGTGATCCGCCACCTGCTTGCCCGCGATGCCAACCCCAGCGCGGCAACCAACGACGGCCTTACCCCGCTCCATTGGGCCGCGCTCCGCGGAACGCTCACAAATGCCGAACTGCTGTTGCAGCATGGAGCCAGCGTGAATGCCCGCTCGAAGGTTCAACAGATCACCCCGCTGCACGAAACTTGGTCCGGCAACCGTGCCGATATGGCCAAACTGCTGGTTCGCTACGGTGCCGACGTGAACGCTGTGGAGAAATGGTACGGCTTCACGCCGCTGCATTTTGCCGGGTTTAGCATGCGGATGGAGCTTACCGAAGAATTGCTTGCGCTTGGTGCCGACCCAACCATCAAAGCCGCCAACGGATTTACGGTTGATC